The following proteins are co-located in the Arctopsyche grandis isolate Sample6627 chromosome 3, ASM5162203v2, whole genome shotgun sequence genome:
- the RpL31 gene encoding ribosomal protein L31: protein MAKSRGEKKSKSAMSEVVTREYTVNLHKRLHGVGFKKRAPRAIKEIRKFAEKQMGTPDVRVDTRLNKFLWSKGIRNVPFRVRVRLSRRRNDDEDSANKLFTLVTYVPVPTLKGLQTENVDAGQE from the exons ATGGCCAAATCACGAGGTGAAAAGAAAAGCAAGTCGGCGATGAGTGAAGTAGTCACTCGCGAATACACCGTCAACCTTCACAAAAGGTTACACGGTGTTGGTTTCAAGAAACGTGCTCCACGAGCCATCAAGGAAATCAGGAAGTTCGCCGAAAAACAGATGGGCACTCCTGACGTACGTGTTGATACACGTCTCAACAAATTCTTGTGGTCAAAGGGAATCAG aaaCGTTCCCTTCAGGGTTCGCGTTCGATTGTCGCGTCGTCGTAATGATGATGAAGACTCAGCTAACAAATTGTTCACTCTCGTCACATACGTGCCCGTTCCTACTCTTAAAGGATTACAGACCGAAAATGTTGATGCAGGCcaagaataa
- the LOC143923104 gene encoding BBSome complex member BBS7-like isoform X2 has protein sequence MKVFESDLLVAGAHCMTHYRDCKDIGSYICGDTIVDIAAIRLQNTNRIVAMVACRGGTVNAIERGRVLAMIRLPIGPSLLFPPATTVNSDFVYCGATDGSIYSLKLDREHGSIEAHSYMDIKRISGLSAVGWWDTPNGFNAPVLLLGYSDGSFQIFTLKTDPAKQTSQLLFTYNFDESVTSVTGWNKGVVVATRSGRIIGLTTPLDASTTTIKLNKLKEDVQELEVKIEKERSQYRIATQPLSQGLSAIPTLQINDEWGPVEADGARRLCISLGAPLDILLIQSNAPLLLLDTSPNTALLTRAVQMKGENKLLATFRCQANTQQLEMRIGVWQEAITSAGKINIYVTPLLQPKCCQLLKYRVAPLFWHIPIEEFDEDGEYNTLTVLGAFSRAEAHAWLCCVLPEVPNRPQQPKTSVTHKSIITDTLLNCNYQKGEAIFKSDSVSTISIIKDFLSAEATKKKVQLEISINVNNNTTMKILDKIHPQISSRFQQLKEEKLIKALSELQSINEKLEENICKEYANLLSRKHNSDEVKTLQLKQLFDIVVSLFVDSYKLKGYNTKNKTQELQELLECYENDTIKNFFVQNLI, from the exons AT GAAAGTGTTCGAGTCTGATTTATTAGTTGCCGGAGCACATTGCATGACACATTATAGAGATTGTAAAGACATCGGAAGCTACATCTGCGGCGATACAATTGTTGACATTGCAGCAATACGACTTCAAAAT ACCAACAGAATAGTTGCAATGGTTGCATGCCGAGGAGGAACAGTAAATGCAATAGAAAGAGGAAGGGTTCTCGCTATGATCAGGTTACCAATAGGTCCTAGTTTATTGTTTCCACCAGCAACTACTGTCAATAGTGATTTTGTTTACTGTGGGGCTACTGATGGATCTATTTACTCATTGAAATTGGATag AGAACATGGCAGCATCGAAGCACATTCATATATGGATATCAAACGAATATCAGGTCTCAGTGCTGTTGGATGGTGGGATACACCCAACGGATTCAATGCACCCGTACTGCTATTGGGTTATTCTGATGGTTCGTTTCAAATATTCACACTCAAAACCGATCCAGCAAAACAAACATCGCAATTATTATTTACTTAT AACTTCGATGAAAGTGTAACATCAGTTACTGGTTGGAATAAAGGGGTTGTGGTAGCTACACGTTCAGGACGAATTATAGGATTGACAACACCCTTGGATGCTAGTACAACAactattaaattgaataaattaaa GGAAGACGTGCAAGAATTAGAAGttaaaatagaaaaagaaaGATCTCAATACCGAATTGCTACTCAACCTCTATCGCAAGGTCTTTCAGCAATACCCACTTTACAGATTAACGACGAG TGGGGACCTGTAGAAGCAGATGGTGCTAGAAGGCTGTGCATATCTCTCGGTGCTCCTCTTGATATTTTGCTGATACAAAGCAATGCACCTTTATTATTACTCGACACCTCACCTAATACAGCTTTATTAACGCGTGCAGTTCAAATGAAG gGTGAAAATAAACTTTTGGCGACATTTCGTTGCCAAGCAAATACACAACAGTTAGAAATGAGAATAGGTGTGTGGCAAGAAGCAATCACTTCAGCaggaaaaattaatatatatgttacaccacTACTACAACCGAAATGTTGTCAGTTACTTAAATATCGAGTCGCTCCGCTGTTTTGGCACATTCCGATCGAAGAATTTGATGAAGATGG GGAGTATAACACTCTGACAGTGTTGGGAGCATTTAGTCGTGCGGAGGCTCATGCATGGTTATGTTGTGTGTTACCAGAAGTGCCAAATCGTCCACAGCAACCTAAAACATCTGTAACTCATAAATCGATTATCACTGATACGTTGTTAAATTGTAACTATCA AAAAGGGGAGGCCATTTTTAAGTCGGATAGTGTGTCAACTATATCAATCATAAAAGATTTTCTATCAGCAGAGGCTACAAAAAAGAAAGTTCAGTTGGAAATATCGATCA ATGTTAATAATAACACTACAATGAAAATTCTCGACAAGATTCATCCACAGATATCATCTCGTTTTCAACAGCTTaaggaagaaaaattaataaaagcttTGAG tgAATTACAATCGATCAATGAAAAACTAGAAGAAAATATTTGCAAGGAATATGCAAATCTGTTAAGTAGAAAGCACAACAgcgatgaagtaaaaacattgCAACTAAAACAATTGtttg ATATTGTAGTAAGCCTATTTGTTGACAGctataaactaaaaggttataatacaaaaaataaaacccaAGAACTTCAAGAATTATTAGAATGCTACGAGAACGATACaatcaaaaacttttttgtACAAAATCTCATATGA
- the LOC143923105 gene encoding tRNA (carboxymethyluridine(34)-5-O)-methyltransferase alkbh8: MHVSCQLSVTDAVMGGEVISREMCTDGQSRRKDRKLRRLQHTLLRQLQLSEDAFTDGSPSLIIAICNAGFSTGLREKDLMLTFGSFGAIDKVLLLPGKSFCFVAFLEMNSATQAYDNLYGTTQLTQHGQTLYLAYLSSLPSIADDENSAIPEGLKLFENFISPEEEEMLLSCIDWNTSESENSLKNRKVKHYGYEFLYGTNNIDLKNPLEEYIPPQCTFLWDRLKSFGFPVDCPPDQLTVNQYDPGQGIPSHVDTHSAFLNPLISLSLGSSIVMEFRRSNEHYKLSLPRQSILILNDSSRYDWFHGIVPRTYDVIDGKIHERQQRTSFTFRWVRPNGICDCVFPTHCDTAKSKHTGLIDHASLIEKQHVHQVYDEIASHFDDTRIKIWPCVEKFVQILPMGSLLVDIGCGNGKNLHIRNDIEQIGIEYSKALAEIAAWKKIFENNAEEAVNDNIISLKQVVQGNCLYLPLRSGCADAAISIAVFHHLANEERRRSAICELIRILRPGGVALISVWARDQSRFDLKTSYLKQDRKNRKSNVSLNEFSSPNCVETLKDENGLPINVSLPVHKNRTQFLHQDLLVPWKLKNSKELTPENQEKSNFMRFYHVFEEGELKNLCETIEGVSVESSFYEQGNWCVIIKKLV, translated from the exons ATGCATGTCAGTTGTCAGTTGTCAGTGACAGATGCTGTCATGGGCGGTGAGGTTATTTCACGTGAAATGTGTACTGATGGTCAATCTCGTCGTAAAGATCGCAAACTGCGTCGTTTGCAACATACATTGTTGCGACAATTACAATTATCTGAAGATGCATTCACCGATGGATCACCCTCActg ATTATAGCCATATGCAATGCTGGCTTTTCTACAGGATTGCGAGAAAAGGATTTGATGTTGACTTTTGGGTCTTTTGGTGCCATTGATAAAGTGTTACTATTGCCTGGAAAATCTTTTTGTTTTGTCGCATTCTTAGAAATGAATTCTGCGACCCAAGCGTATGACAATTTATATGGAACGACACAGTTGACACAACATGGACAAACATTGTATTTAGCATACTTATCATCAC TTCCTTCAATTGCTGATGACGAAAATAGTGCAATCCCTGAAGGgttgaaattatttgaaaattttatctcTCCGGAAGAAGAAGAAATGCTCCTATCGTGTATTGATTGGAACACATCTGAATCTGAGAATAGCTTAAAAAATCGCAAAGTAAAACATTATGGctacgaatttttatatggcactaataatatagatttaaaaaatccGCTCGAAGAGTATATTCCACCACAATGTACCTTTTTATGGGACAGGCTAAAAAGTTTCGGTTTTCCTGTTGATTGTCCTCCGGACCAACTGACTGTCAATCAATACGATCCAGGACAAG gaattccttCCCACGTTGATACGCACAGTGCTTTTTTAAATCCTCTCATTTCACTATCTCTAGGAAGCTCTATCGTTATGGAATTTAGGCGTTCAAATGAACATTACAAATTATCATTGCCACGGCAGTCGATTCTAATACTAAATGATTCTTCCAG ATACGATTGGTTTCATGGCATTGTTCCTAGAACGTACGATGTAATAGATGGTAAAATACATGAACGCCAGCAACGTACTTCATTCACTTTCAGATGGGTGCGTCCCAATGGAATATGTGATTGTGTATTTCCTACTCACTGCGACACTGCTAAGAGCAAACACACCGGTTTGATAGATCATGCTTCTCTTATTGAAAAACAGCATGTTCaccaa GTTTATGACGAAATAGCATCTCATTTTGACGATACGCGGATAAAAATTTGGCCATGCGTGGAAAAGTTTGTACAAATATTACCAATGGGATCATTACTTGTCGATATTGGCTGTGGTAATGgtaaaaatcttcacattcgCAATGACATTGAACAG attggAATCGAATATAGTAAAGCTTTAGCAGAAATAGCAGCATGgaagaaaatttttgaaaataatgctGAAGAGGCGGtcaatgataatataataagcCTAAAACAAGTTGTACAAGGAAATTGCTTATATTTACCATTACGTTCTGGTTGTGCAGATGCAGCCATTAGTATAGCTGTTTTTCATCATCTTGCTAATGAG GAACGAAGAAGAAGTGCAATATGTGAATTGATACGAATTCTTCGACCCGGAGGTGTAGCATTAATCTCAGTATGGGCCCGTGATCAGTCTAGGTTTGATCTAAAAACAAGTTACTTAAAACAAGATCGTAAAAACAGGAAATCAAACGTTTCATTGAATGAATTTTCTTCGCCTAACTGTGTTGAAACACTCAAGGATGAAAATGGATTGCCAATTAATGTATCTTTACCAGTTCATAAGAATCGAACTCAATTTCTTCATCAAGATTTATTAGTTCCATGGAAgttgaaaaatagtaaagaaTTAACCCCAGAAAATCAGGAAAAAAGTAACTTTATGagattttatcatgtttttgaaGAAGGTGAACTGAAAAATCTTTGTGAAACTATTGAAGGTGTTTCTGTTGAGAGCTCATTTTATGAACAAGGAAACTGGtgtgttattattaaaaagcttgtataa
- the LOC143923104 gene encoding BBSome complex member BBS7-like isoform X1 — MEIDLAYVDYTIVGLTSPNTVKSFQSVEPKNRSKIAVADQDGILQVFTHKNDELQLIFKTLPGEPISSLDIGVSQGGCYDKIFVSSGTEVKGYTKKGKLFLSLETNSSEPIIAMKVFESDLLVAGAHCMTHYRDCKDIGSYICGDTIVDIAAIRLQNTNRIVAMVACRGGTVNAIERGRVLAMIRLPIGPSLLFPPATTVNSDFVYCGATDGSIYSLKLDREHGSIEAHSYMDIKRISGLSAVGWWDTPNGFNAPVLLLGYSDGSFQIFTLKTDPAKQTSQLLFTYNFDESVTSVTGWNKGVVVATRSGRIIGLTTPLDASTTTIKLNKLKEDVQELEVKIEKERSQYRIATQPLSQGLSAIPTLQINDEWGPVEADGARRLCISLGAPLDILLIQSNAPLLLLDTSPNTALLTRAVQMKGENKLLATFRCQANTQQLEMRIGVWQEAITSAGKINIYVTPLLQPKCCQLLKYRVAPLFWHIPIEEFDEDGEYNTLTVLGAFSRAEAHAWLCCVLPEVPNRPQQPKTSVTHKSIITDTLLNCNYQKGEAIFKSDSVSTISIIKDFLSAEATKKKVQLEISINVNNNTTMKILDKIHPQISSRFQQLKEEKLIKALSELQSINEKLEENICKEYANLLSRKHNSDEVKTLQLKQLFDIVVSLFVDSYKLKGYNTKNKTQELQELLECYENDTIKNFFVQNLI, encoded by the exons ATGGAAATCGATTTAGCATATGTGGATTATACAATAGTCGGATTAACTTCACCAAACACTGTAAAATCGTTTCAAAGTGTGGAACCAAAGAACCGTTCAAAA ATTGCAGTGGCTGATCAAGATGGCATTCTACAAGTATTCACTCATAAAAATGATGAACTTcaacttatttttaaaacactaCCAGGAGAGCCGATTTCATCCTTAGATATTGGAGTTTCACAAg GTGGTTGTTATGACAAAATATTTGTTTCATCGGGGACAGAAGTTAAAGGATATACCaaaaaaggaaaattatttttatccttggAAACAAATTCATCTGAACCAATTATTGCAAT GAAAGTGTTCGAGTCTGATTTATTAGTTGCCGGAGCACATTGCATGACACATTATAGAGATTGTAAAGACATCGGAAGCTACATCTGCGGCGATACAATTGTTGACATTGCAGCAATACGACTTCAAAAT ACCAACAGAATAGTTGCAATGGTTGCATGCCGAGGAGGAACAGTAAATGCAATAGAAAGAGGAAGGGTTCTCGCTATGATCAGGTTACCAATAGGTCCTAGTTTATTGTTTCCACCAGCAACTACTGTCAATAGTGATTTTGTTTACTGTGGGGCTACTGATGGATCTATTTACTCATTGAAATTGGATag AGAACATGGCAGCATCGAAGCACATTCATATATGGATATCAAACGAATATCAGGTCTCAGTGCTGTTGGATGGTGGGATACACCCAACGGATTCAATGCACCCGTACTGCTATTGGGTTATTCTGATGGTTCGTTTCAAATATTCACACTCAAAACCGATCCAGCAAAACAAACATCGCAATTATTATTTACTTAT AACTTCGATGAAAGTGTAACATCAGTTACTGGTTGGAATAAAGGGGTTGTGGTAGCTACACGTTCAGGACGAATTATAGGATTGACAACACCCTTGGATGCTAGTACAACAactattaaattgaataaattaaa GGAAGACGTGCAAGAATTAGAAGttaaaatagaaaaagaaaGATCTCAATACCGAATTGCTACTCAACCTCTATCGCAAGGTCTTTCAGCAATACCCACTTTACAGATTAACGACGAG TGGGGACCTGTAGAAGCAGATGGTGCTAGAAGGCTGTGCATATCTCTCGGTGCTCCTCTTGATATTTTGCTGATACAAAGCAATGCACCTTTATTATTACTCGACACCTCACCTAATACAGCTTTATTAACGCGTGCAGTTCAAATGAAG gGTGAAAATAAACTTTTGGCGACATTTCGTTGCCAAGCAAATACACAACAGTTAGAAATGAGAATAGGTGTGTGGCAAGAAGCAATCACTTCAGCaggaaaaattaatatatatgttacaccacTACTACAACCGAAATGTTGTCAGTTACTTAAATATCGAGTCGCTCCGCTGTTTTGGCACATTCCGATCGAAGAATTTGATGAAGATGG GGAGTATAACACTCTGACAGTGTTGGGAGCATTTAGTCGTGCGGAGGCTCATGCATGGTTATGTTGTGTGTTACCAGAAGTGCCAAATCGTCCACAGCAACCTAAAACATCTGTAACTCATAAATCGATTATCACTGATACGTTGTTAAATTGTAACTATCA AAAAGGGGAGGCCATTTTTAAGTCGGATAGTGTGTCAACTATATCAATCATAAAAGATTTTCTATCAGCAGAGGCTACAAAAAAGAAAGTTCAGTTGGAAATATCGATCA ATGTTAATAATAACACTACAATGAAAATTCTCGACAAGATTCATCCACAGATATCATCTCGTTTTCAACAGCTTaaggaagaaaaattaataaaagcttTGAG tgAATTACAATCGATCAATGAAAAACTAGAAGAAAATATTTGCAAGGAATATGCAAATCTGTTAAGTAGAAAGCACAACAgcgatgaagtaaaaacattgCAACTAAAACAATTGtttg ATATTGTAGTAAGCCTATTTGTTGACAGctataaactaaaaggttataatacaaaaaataaaacccaAGAACTTCAAGAATTATTAGAATGCTACGAGAACGATACaatcaaaaacttttttgtACAAAATCTCATATGA